Part of the Streptomyces sp. NBC_01264 genome, GGTGTGGTGCGGATCGAGGTTGACGACCACCAGTACGGAATTGCTCCCCGCGTGCTTCGAATAGGCGATCACCTGTTCGTTGTCGGTCGTGTGGAAATGGATGTCGCGCAGCTGCTGGAGCGCGGGGTTGCGGCGGCGCATCCGGTTCAGGGAGGTGATCAGCGGGGCGATGGAGCGGCCCTCGCGGTCGGCGGCGGCCCAGTCGCGCGGGCGCAGCTCGTACTTCTCGGAGTTCAGGTACTCCTCGCTCCCCTCCTTGACCGGGGTGTTCTCGCAGAGCTCGTAACCGGCGTAGACCCCCCAGGTGGGGGAGAGCGTGGCGGCGAGGACCGCGCGGACCTCGAAGGCGGGGCGGCCGCCGTGCTGAAGGTATGCGTGCAGGATGTCCGGGGTGTTGACGAAGAAATTCGGCCGCATGACGGAGGCGGAGCGGACGTCCGCGAGCTCGGTCACGTACTCGGTCAGCTCGGCCTTGCTGTTGCGCCAGGTGAAGTACGTGTAGGACTGCTGGAAGCCGACGGAGGCGAGCGCCCGCATCATCGCCGGGCGGGTGAAGGCCTCGGCCAGGAAGATCACGTCGGGGTCGGACTTGTTGATGTCCGCGATCACCTTCTGCCAGAACACCACCGGCTTGGTGTGCGGGTTGTCGACCCGGAAGATGCGGACGCCGTGCTCCATCCAGTGCCGCAGGACCCGCACCGTCTCCTCGACGATGCCGGCCATGTCGGAGTCGAAGTGGATCGGGACGATGTCCTGGTACTTCTTCGGCGGGTTCTCCGCGTACGCGATCGTCCCGTCGGCGCGGTGACGGAACCACTCCGGGTGCTTCTCCACCCAGGGGTGGTCCGGGGAGCACTGCAGGGCGAAGTCGAGCGCCACCTCGATGCGCAGCTCGCGGGCCCGGGCGACGAAGGCGTCGAAGTCCTCCAGGGTGCCGAGCTCCGGGTGGACCGCGTCGTGGCCGCCCTCGGTGGAGCCGATGGCCCAGGGCACGCCGGGATCCCAACTCCCGGCCGACAGCGTGTTGTTCGGGCCCTTGCGGTACGTGCTGCCGATCGGGTGGATCGGCGGCAGGTACACCACGTCGAAGCCCATCGCCGCGACGGCGGGAAGCCGCTCGGCGGCGGTCCTGAAGGTGCCGCTGACCGGAGCCTCGCCGGGCTCCAGCACCGCCCCCTCCGACCGGGGGAACATCTCGTACCAGGAGCCGAAGAGCGCCCGCTTGCGCTCGATCAGCAGCGGCAGCGGCTTGGAGGCCGTCACCAGCTCCCGGAGCGGTCGCTTCGCGAGCAGCGCGTCGATCCGGGGGGCGAGGGCGGCCGCGTACCGCTCCGCGACCGGCCGGTCCTCGTCGCGCATCACGTCCGCGGCGGCCAGCACGTGTTCGCGGCCGTCCCGCTTGGGAATCTTCGCGGCGGCCCGCTCGTAGAGCTCGGCGCCTTCCAGGAGGGTGAGGCCGGTGTCGATCCCGGCCGGGATCTTCACCGCCGCGTGGGCCCGCCAGGTGCCCACCGGATCGCTCCACGCCTCGACGGTGTAGGTCCACCTCCCCTCGACCTCGGCGGACACCCGCGTCCCCCACCGGTCGGTGCCGGGAGCGAGTTCGGACAGGGGCACGGGGGGCCGCAGCCGCCCGCTCGGATCTCGGAGTACGACATGGGCCGCCACGGCGTCGTGTCCCTCGCGGAACACGGTGGCGGAAATCTCGAAGACCTCGTCCACGACCGCCTTGGCGGGTCTGACGCCGCAGTCGACGGCGGGGCGGACGTCCAGCACGGGAATGCGACCGATCATGATGGGATCACCTGGGGGCAGTTCGCAGGGCTCGGTGACAACAGGCCAGCCGCCGGGGCAGCTGGTAGTGCACGCTCTGTTCGCTCTGTTTCTAGCCGCTCGGAAGACGGCTGGGCTGCGGGCATGGCCGCTCCTGTCCGCGTTCACTCGGGTGGCGGGGAGGCGGTTCCGGGGTGCGCCGTGCGCTGTACCCGAGGAGCCCTTCCCACTCCAGCCCGGCCCAACCCGCGCGTTCGGTTAACTACTCGTACGTAGTGGAACGCCTGCCCGCACACTCCGGCTCGACACCTGCCCAGGCTCAGTCAACTCGGATAGGACTACCGGATGTCCACCCCTCCGCTGTTCCGGTACGTGGGACCGCCCGAACTCGCCGCGACCGTCCGGCCCGAAGCCCGCGGGCGAGCCGTCCGCGCCGCCGCGGACCTGGAGGACGAGGACGGCCCGGGAGAGCCACCGCGACGACTGGTTCGTGTGCGCCTCCTGCGACGAGGAACTGCCGCCCGCCTGGAACGTGGACGCGGGACCGGGCCCGGCGTGATCCCGGGCGCCAACGGCTCGGGCCGTGCGATCAGTCGGTGGAGGATCGCTCGAGGCGCCATGGCCGGGTGGGGCCGGCGCCGCTAGCCTTCCGAGGGTGACGCTCGCGGTGCACAGCGTGGTGCGGCCGCTCCGACCCGTAATCCCCTGCGAAGGTGGAACGCGTGAAGGCTATCCGTCGATTCACCGTGCGCCCCGTCCTCCCCGAGACCCTCTCGCCGCTCGCCGACCTCGCGCGCAACCTGCGCTGGTCCTGGCACGCCGAGACCCGTGAGCTGTTCCAATCCGTCGATCCCGAGGGCTGGCAGGCCGCCGGCGGGGATCCCGTCCGGCTGCTCGGCGCCGTGTCCGCCGCGCGGATCACCGAGCTCGCCGCGGACCGGCGGTTCCTGAGGCGGCTCGCCGTCGCCGCCGCCGACCTCGATGACTACGTCCACGGCGGGAGGTGGTACCAGAGCCACGAGGCGGCCGCGGAGCTGCCCGCCGGCATCGCCTACTTCTCGCCCGAGTTCGGGATCACCGCCGCCCTGCCCCAGTACTCCGGCGGGCTCGGGATCCTCGCCGGGGACCATCTCAAGGCCGCCAGCGACCTCGGCGTCCCGCTCATCGGCG contains:
- a CDS encoding alpha-1,4-glucan--maltose-1-phosphate maltosyltransferase, with protein sequence MIGRIPVLDVRPAVDCGVRPAKAVVDEVFEISATVFREGHDAVAAHVVLRDPSGRLRPPVPLSELAPGTDRWGTRVSAEVEGRWTYTVEAWSDPVGTWRAHAAVKIPAGIDTGLTLLEGAELYERAAAKIPKRDGREHVLAAADVMRDEDRPVAERYAAALAPRIDALLAKRPLRELVTASKPLPLLIERKRALFGSWYEMFPRSEGAVLEPGEAPVSGTFRTAAERLPAVAAMGFDVVYLPPIHPIGSTYRKGPNNTLSAGSWDPGVPWAIGSTEGGHDAVHPELGTLEDFDAFVARARELRIEVALDFALQCSPDHPWVEKHPEWFRHRADGTIAYAENPPKKYQDIVPIHFDSDMAGIVEETVRVLRHWMEHGVRIFRVDNPHTKPVVFWQKVIADINKSDPDVIFLAEAFTRPAMMRALASVGFQQSYTYFTWRNSKAELTEYVTELADVRSASVMRPNFFVNTPDILHAYLQHGGRPAFEVRAVLAATLSPTWGVYAGYELCENTPVKEGSEEYLNSEKYELRPRDWAAADREGRSIAPLITSLNRMRRRNPALQQLRDIHFHTTDNEQVIAYSKHAGSNSVLVVVNLDPHHTQEATVSLDMPVLGLDWHGSLAVRDELTGETYHWGRANYVRLEPGRTPAHVLAALRPSPPTGGSPIS